One window of the Runella slithyformis DSM 19594 genome contains the following:
- a CDS encoding efflux RND transporter permease subunit: protein MTRFLLHRPVAVLITALALSVLGVVVFRLLPVSLLPDIPVPEITVQVSYPNAAARELQQAVVLPLKNQLLQVNHLEDIEATTQDGFSVLKLRFDFGTDVRLAYLETNEKIDGILSQFPRDMERPKVIKAGAGDIAVFQLNVSPKRNQTLRGEVELSDFCQNVLKRRIEQLPEVALVDATGLALPEVVVSADRNKMQSLGISENQIAELLRQNNVNLGNVVVKDGQYQYNIRFSSVLRTPQDIESITFWVGGSGRSVGTQNSEGERAVRTQPLAGIQNSAANERPTLATGRLMRLGELVKVSIQEQQQRGLYTFNGQRAVGLAIIKQSDAQLLQMRTQLDQLLTQFRNDYPELAFTLSQDQTELLDVSINNLVSNILTGALLTFVMIFFFLPNPRVPVLIGIVIPVSLSITFLGFYLLGLSINIVSLAGLVLGIGEIIDSAIILIENIEEKREKGLSLDEACVEGTEEVIRPLFTSVLTNSAVFLPLVFLSGLAGALFFDQAVSVSLALAVSLLTSYTLIPVLYRLAFLKSKKEGPQMAKETWLMRRIEKVYNRTFDVAFRFRKGAWVLVVALLGSAVWAVQGLEKRGMPAISRSELEVKIDWNEPLSVSQNEQRIAQLLKTLSPAPLYVSAYVGQQQFVLNQQLQQSFSQATLSLKVADHPSYQRLSSQFSTKIRQAYPNAVVEVRPARNVFEQLFGTQQPPLQIRLFSTQNQDVPTPQQATETLRRLEEKGFKTNPIGYQKRLAVSLREEQLLLYGVTAEQTYQSLKTLFNENQIGQLQSEQKFVPIVLATQHPTGVQSVLQTAFVPNRQNQLIPLRELVEMHSIDDYRLFHTGKDGAYLPVDLEVENKQTAAFLPEIEKILKQDATLNYRLVGDYFRNIGYLEELAWVLLIAVALLFCILTAQFESLLQPLIVMLTALLGIAGALLTLVLFGESLNALSVIGLVVLIGLIDNDSILKIDTMNRERERLGIIEAIRLSGKRRLKSQLMTYLTTILGLLPVLFSGGLGAELQRPLAFTVIGGMTVGVIASWTLIPLLYYWIARPKRQ, encoded by the coding sequence ATGACGCGCTTTCTCCTGCATCGGCCTGTGGCTGTTCTTATTACTGCCTTAGCGCTGTCGGTGCTGGGCGTGGTGGTCTTTCGGCTGCTGCCGGTGTCGCTGTTGCCCGATATTCCCGTGCCCGAGATCACGGTGCAGGTCAGCTACCCCAACGCCGCCGCCCGCGAATTGCAGCAGGCCGTGGTGCTTCCCCTCAAAAACCAACTCCTCCAAGTCAATCATTTAGAGGACATAGAAGCCACCACGCAAGACGGCTTTTCGGTGCTGAAACTCCGCTTTGACTTCGGTACCGACGTGCGGCTCGCGTATTTGGAAACTAATGAGAAAATTGACGGCATCCTTTCGCAGTTTCCGCGCGATATGGAGCGCCCCAAGGTCATCAAAGCAGGTGCCGGCGATATTGCCGTGTTTCAGTTGAACGTGTCCCCAAAACGTAATCAAACCCTGCGCGGTGAGGTTGAACTCTCTGATTTCTGCCAAAATGTGCTCAAACGACGCATCGAGCAGCTTCCCGAAGTGGCGTTAGTGGACGCGACGGGTTTGGCATTGCCCGAAGTGGTGGTCAGTGCTGACCGCAACAAAATGCAAAGTTTGGGAATTTCGGAAAACCAAATCGCGGAGTTGCTGCGTCAAAACAACGTAAACTTGGGTAACGTAGTGGTAAAAGACGGGCAATATCAGTACAATATTCGTTTTTCGTCGGTATTACGTACTCCGCAGGATATTGAGAGTATTACGTTTTGGGTGGGTGGCTCGGGGAGGTCGGTGGGGACACAGAACTCGGAGGGAGAAAGGGCTGTGCGGACACAGCCCTTGGCGGGGATACAGAACTCGGCAGCAAATGAGAGACCAACCTTGGCAACGGGGCGATTGATGCGCTTGGGTGAGTTGGTGAAGGTGTCGATTCAGGAACAGCAGCAACGCGGCTTGTACACTTTCAACGGCCAACGAGCGGTGGGTTTGGCCATTATCAAACAATCCGACGCTCAACTGCTGCAAATGCGGACGCAGTTGGACCAACTCCTTACCCAATTTCGGAACGACTACCCCGAGCTGGCCTTTACCCTTTCGCAGGACCAAACCGAATTGCTGGACGTTTCTATCAATAACCTCGTCAGCAATATCCTCACGGGGGCTTTGCTGACGTTTGTGATGATTTTCTTTTTTCTGCCCAATCCGCGCGTACCCGTTTTGATCGGAATTGTCATTCCCGTTTCGTTGAGCATTACGTTTTTGGGGTTTTATCTGTTGGGGTTGAGCATCAACATTGTGTCGTTGGCGGGCTTGGTGCTGGGTATTGGTGAAATCATCGACAGTGCCATTATCCTGATTGAAAACATTGAAGAAAAACGCGAAAAAGGCTTGTCGCTCGACGAGGCGTGCGTGGAAGGAACCGAAGAGGTCATTCGGCCTTTGTTTACGTCGGTACTGACCAATTCGGCCGTTTTCCTACCGTTGGTATTTTTGAGCGGTTTGGCCGGGGCGCTGTTTTTCGATCAGGCGGTATCAGTGTCGCTGGCCTTGGCGGTGTCGTTGCTGACTTCCTATACGCTGATTCCCGTTTTGTATCGGTTAGCCTTTTTGAAATCAAAAAAAGAAGGCCCTCAAATGGCGAAAGAAACGTGGCTCATGCGCCGCATTGAAAAGGTATACAACCGCACGTTCGATGTCGCCTTTCGCTTCCGAAAAGGGGCGTGGGTGCTTGTGGTTGCGTTGCTGGGAAGTGCCGTTTGGGCGGTACAGGGATTGGAAAAGCGTGGTATGCCGGCCATCAGTCGCAGTGAGTTGGAAGTAAAGATCGACTGGAACGAGCCGCTGAGTGTGAGCCAAAATGAACAGCGTATTGCGCAACTCCTCAAAACGCTTTCTCCTGCTCCTTTGTATGTGAGCGCGTACGTGGGGCAACAGCAGTTTGTGCTCAATCAGCAGTTGCAGCAATCGTTCAGTCAGGCAACGCTCAGCCTCAAAGTGGCGGATCATCCAAGTTATCAGCGGCTGTCGTCTCAATTTTCTACAAAAATTCGACAAGCCTATCCCAATGCCGTGGTGGAAGTGCGACCGGCGCGGAATGTGTTTGAACAGCTCTTTGGTACTCAGCAGCCTCCGCTGCAAATTCGCCTTTTCAGCACCCAAAATCAGGACGTTCCCACTCCCCAACAGGCTACCGAAACCCTTCGGCGTTTGGAAGAGAAAGGATTTAAAACCAACCCAATAGGTTACCAAAAGCGCTTGGCGGTGAGCCTGCGTGAAGAGCAATTGCTGTTGTATGGCGTCACGGCAGAACAGACCTATCAAAGCCTCAAAACACTATTTAATGAAAATCAGATCGGGCAACTGCAATCAGAACAGAAGTTTGTCCCTATCGTATTGGCTACTCAACACCCAACGGGCGTGCAGAGTGTTCTGCAAACGGCTTTTGTTCCCAACCGTCAAAATCAATTGATTCCATTGCGGGAATTGGTAGAAATGCACTCGATAGACGATTACCGGCTTTTTCATACAGGTAAGGATGGGGCTTACTTGCCGGTTGATTTGGAAGTGGAAAATAAACAAACGGCGGCCTTTTTGCCTGAAATTGAAAAAATACTTAAACAGGATGCAACCCTGAATTATCGGCTGGTGGGAGACTATTTCCGCAATATTGGGTATTTGGAAGAATTGGCTTGGGTGTTGCTGATTGCCGTGGCGCTGTTGTTTTGTATTCTGACGGCTCAGTTTGAGTCATTACTTCAACCCCTGATCGTGATGCTGACGGCGCTGCTGGGCATTGCGGGGGCGCTGCTCACCTTGGTGTTATTCGGCGAAAGTCTTAATGCCCTGTCGGTGATCGGGTTGGTGGTGTTGATCGGGTTAATTGATAATGATTCTATTTTGAAAATAGACACCATGAACCGCGAACGCGAACGTTTAGGAATCATTGAAGCCATTCGACTGTCGGGCAAGCGTCGTTTGAAATCACAATTGATGACCTACCTGACCACCATCTTAGGATTACTGCCCGTGCTGTTTTCGGGAGGGTTGGGCGCTGAACTCCAGCGTCCGCTGGCCTTCACCGTAATCGGCGGTATGACGGTGGGCGTCATTGCGTCCTGGACGCTGATTCCGCTTTTGTATTATTGGATAGCCCGCCCCAAAAGGCAGTAG